The region GGAGCAATCACATCTGCCTGGAGTTGCTGCTTCACTTGTTTGATGCGTTCTTGCTGTACAGGTACCTCAGCTTGAATGCGCGCTAGCTCAGAGGCAATTTCAGCGATCGCTTCAGCAACCACGGCATCTCGTTTAGTGAGAGTGTCTTTAACACGGCGGTCGGCATCGGCAGTGGCAATTTTGATGTCGCGATCGAGGCGACTGAGGGCAGTGATTTTCTCATTTTCAGCAGTTTGGATAGCGGATTCGGAGCGTGCTCTTGCCTCAGCGATGCGAGCATCTCGCAGCATATCAGCCTGCTGCTTGCGTCCAATTGAGTCTAAATAGCGGACATCATCAGAAATATTCTGGATTTGCAGCGTATCCAGCACCAGACCCAGTTTTTCCAGGTCTTCCTCAGCTTCATCCAGCAAACTTCTGGCAAAAGCAATTTTGTCTTCGTTCACCTGCTCTGGAGTGAGACTAGCAAGTACACCACGCAGATTACCTTCCAGCGTTTCCTTTGCCATTTGCTCAATTTCGTCGCGGGTTTTGCCCAGCAAGCGCTCGATCGCGTTGTGGATGGCGGGTTCTTCTCCAGCAATTTTTATATTGGCAACGCCCTCGACCGTCAGAGGAATGCCGCCTTTTGAGTAGGCATTGGAGACGCGCAGATCAATGATTATGTTGCTCAAATCCATTCGCAGGGCGCGTTCCAGCAGAGGCACCCGAATGCTGCTGCCCCCTTTCACCAGGCGATAACCAACTTTGCGACCATCTGCCAGTTTACGAGAACTGCCTGCAAAAATCAGCACTTCGTTGGGCTGACAAATGTAATACAGGTTGCGGATCACGAAAAATCCGGCTCCGGTGCCCAAGCCCAAAATTCCAGCTAGCGCAATAATGGTTTCAAACATTCTCGATTTCCAATTTTTTCTTACTTACTGCGGTTTAAGGTTGCGGCAACATCGATGCCAAGGGTTTGATCAACGCGATCGAGAAACTGGCGCACCACTTCGGGATAAACATTGATCAGGCTTGCCAGGGCTTTCCCATCGCCATTGTCGATTACGTGGATCTGCTCCAGATGCATCCGGTTCGGGATCTTGGCAGCTTCTTGCAAAATCATTTCAATTTGCTGAATTAAAAAGACCTCGGCAGCATCCACGCCTGTCTCGCGCCAGACTTTGGTGAGCATATCGTTGACGAGAGCAGCGGCTTTGGTGTTTTCTGCCAGTTCGGCAGCGGCACCCTTTGCCAGAAAGGTTTGGGCTTCTTTATCGGCTTCTGCAGGCAAGACCTGATCCGCTTCTAGCCGCAACCGTTCCAACTCTGCCCGCACGGTTTGCAACTCCTGTTCGGCTCTGGCTCTGGCTTCTTTTTCAGCCGCTTTAGTGCGTTCTTCTTCCGATCTCGCCTGTTGTTCCAGTTCCGCTTTAATCTTGCGGAGTTCGTTTTGCTTTTGCTGAATGACTGCCAGTGCCTGAGATTTTGCCACTTCTGCCTGTTGTTGACAGTCTGCCTCCACTCGCTCCGCCTGACTCAATGCCTCCGCTTCGGCAATTTCGGCATCGCGAATAATTTGGGAAATCCGCTTTCGCCCAATTGATCGCAGGTAGTCCACATCATCGGCAACGCTTTGGATTTTCAATGTGTCTAGATGCAGTCCCAGTTTGGACAAATCACGAGAAACATCCTGGGCGATGCGTTCCGCGAACTCTAACCGATCTTCATTGATTTGTTCCGGCGTGAGCATAGCAACAACCCCGCGCAAGTTCCCTTCCAGGGTTTCTCTAGCAACGCGGGAAATTTCTGAGCGATCGCGTCCCAAAAAGCGCTCAATCGCATTGCCCACAATTTTCGCGTCGCTGGAAATTTTGACATTGGCGATCGCTTGAATATGCAGCGGGATACCACCCTTTGAATAAGCATTTTTTACTTCCACGGGCACAGGCATGGTCGTCAAATCCATCCGCTTCACCGTTTCTAAAATCGGGATGACAATGGTACGTCCACCAAAAATTACCCGGTAGCCGACTTCCTGCCCTTCCTGTGTGCGGTGTTTGCGTCCCGACAACACCAAAATCTCATTGGGGTTGCAAATCTGCATGAAGCTTTTGACAAACCAGATAAATAAAATGGCTCCGAAAACAGACCAGCCAATGACGGGTGCTGCTGTTGATAAGGGGTTAGAACTCTCGCTTGGAGGATTAGATGCAGCGTCGGCTTGAGCAATGTAAACGATCTCACTATCCGATGTTTGACGAGTTGGGAATTGAATCTCTGAATAAATCAATTGGTTGTTCATCATATTATTTCTCATTTCCAATGCTCTCCTCGTCAGCAGAAACGACCCAGAGGCGGTTTTGCTCCATGCCTACCACCAGCACGCGATCGCCAGGTTGAAAGGCTCTGACATCATCGGTGTAAGCAATCAGATCAATAACACTGCCCTTTGTCAATAGCCGCACCTTGCCACGACTGGCTTGATCAAATGGTACTTCCACAGTTCCAGTTAACCCTACTAAATCGTTAGAGCGTACCAGGCTATCCACTTGCCGTCGCTGTAACAGGCGCAAGCTACCAGCCACCAAACTGCCGCAAACAATGCCCATCAATACTGCTATGACTGCTACCAGAGCAGGTGCTAATCCGATCGCTAGGTGGGACAATACCAGCCCAGTCAACCCAAAAAAGCAGATGCCAAAGGTCCAGAACCTAAGACTTTTGACAATACTAAAGACCGAGTACCAGGGCACACGCTGCCGTAAACGAGGCAACTCCGATGACAACTCTGCTGGAGCATCTACTAGTTCAAGATCCTCATCCAACTGCGGGTCGAAATCAAAATCGTCCAAGTTCGCAAAGTCTGCACCATCAATGCCGCTAAACATTGCCAGTAGCACAAACACGCCACCCACAGCAAAACACAGCCAATAAACAGTCACCATTACAATAGAGGACAAGAAAATCATTCCCATCTTGGCACCCAGTTCAATCCGTCGCCTCAAATTGGAATGATTGTTAACTTCAAAGGCTGGTCGGTAATCCCGTTACGATTCACCCATACGATATTTAACCTCTCCTTAAGCCTATTTAACCCTTGCCTCCAGAGCTTCTAAGCGACTTTTGAGTTCTTGATTTTCCTGTTTAATTTGATCCAGTTCTTCCCTTAGTTGTTTCATGGCTTGATCAGATCCGACGTTTTTTTGCACTTTTTGCATGGCTTCTTCAGCAATGCGGCGGACACGACCATCGGAAGTATGGTGTGCCAGAGAGTCCAAGATGGGGATTGCTTTGGGGGTTTCCATCTGTCCTAATGCATTGACCACTGAAACCTGGGTTAAAAAGAAACTTTCGCGGGAAAGTTCCTGGAGGCGATTGAGAATTCGTTCCAGGTTGACGTTAGTTTGTCCGGTAGAGATGGTGCCCAATGCGCGAATTGCAGCAAGGCGCAGCGGTTGGCAAACGCCAAGTTCCGTATATTCCAGAATCAGGTCGAGAGCGGCTTCTGAGGTTTTCATCTGGCTCAGGGCCGCGATCGCTCCTGCCCGCACCACTTCATTCCACCCCTGCCGCTCTTTGAGTACGGATTTGAGTAATTTCAACGTTTTCTCTTCTTTCTCATTCAGCAAGTTGGAACCTGCCAAACTGCCCAATGCCCGCAGTGCTGCAGCTTCAGTGTAGTAGCTGGCATCGCCTTTTTCTGCCAATGGTTTAATTGCTTTGTAACTTTCAGTCGTTTTGATCCCCGCTAATGATTCAACAGTAGCTCTTCGAACTCGTGCATCGATATCTTTCAATCCAATCAGGAGTCCACTAAATGTTTGATCTAGTTTGATGCTAGCTAGATTGCGAGCAATCTCTGCCCGTACTCCCCAAAATGAGTCTTGCGCGAGTGCTTCGGACAGGATTTTGACACTTTCTAATCCACCTTTTTTCGCCAATGCTTCTGCTGCATAAATCCGCGCCAGTGGGTCGGGATCGTTTTGCAGTTGGGCTTTGAGTTCAGGGATAGGGTAATCTAGAATGACGGTTTTCAGGGTATGATTCCCTACATCAAATCGTACATAATCAGGCTTTTTCTCAAGTGGAAAGTAGAAAGACTGTTCGCGTTCTCGCACTCGTACATTCAAGGGTTTTGATTCTGGCTCCCCAATGTATCCAAACCCGATGGGAATTTTTAGATCAAACAGGTTAGCGCGATCGCTGTTGTCTTTTGCCTGGGTTTGGGTGACGGTGAGTTTTGCCAGGTTGCTGTCGCCATCCCAGGAGTAAGCAACGCTGTAGTCGGGATGTCCGCCGCGAAACACAAATTGGTCAAACAAGAAGAGGAGATTGCGCCCAGAGGCTTTCTCGATCGCCCGCAACAAATCCACGGTTTCCACAGTTCTATGGGCGTTGTCATTGACGAAGGTGGCGATCGCTTGCCAGAACAGATCATCCCCCAACTCTGCCCGAATCATGTGATAAACGCAGGCTCCCTTCTCGTACAAGTGGCGATCGTAGAGTTCGATCACTTCCCGATACACGTGAGTCACAATCGGGCGACGGTAGCGAGAGGCATCCTCATCCAGATAGCTGCGAGCTTCTCCCAAACGGTAATAAGCGGCTTCTTCTGCGCCGTATTCATGCTCCATCCACATCACTTCCGAGTAGGAAGCCATGCCTTCTTTAATCCAAGCGTGGGACCAGTGTTTAATCACTACCAAATCGCCAAACCACTGATGGGCGAGTTCGTGGGCAACCAAACTTTCGGTGCTGCGGTTGTCTATTGCTGCCCGTTCGTCAATCAAGCAGCGATCAGTGAGCAGGGTGGTGGAGGTGTTTTCCATCCCGCCAAAGATGAAATCATCCACGCACACTTGAGCGTATTTGGGAAAGGCGTAGGGGTAGCCGTATTTCTGACTAAAGAACTCGATCATCTGCGGCGTTTTGCCCATGCTGAGGCGGGCTGCTGCTTCCTTGCCCTTCTCCACGTAATAGATAACGGGTTTGCCGTTCCACTCATCTCGAAGCTCGGCAAAATCCCCCACGGCTAAGGTCATGAGATAGGTAGGATGCACTTCTTTTTGCGACCAGTGAAAGATTTTGCTGTTGCCATCTTCTTCTGTGCTGATCAATTCCCCATTGGAAATTGCAATCAGGTTTTTGGGCACTCGGACTCGAATTTCGGATGTTGCCAACTGTCCAGGGTAATCAAAACAGGGGAACCAGAAGCGGGAATCTTCATCTTCGCCTTGGGTCCACACCTGCACAGGTTTGTGGGGGTAGTGCTGATTGGGTGCAATAAAGTAAAGTCCCCGTTGGGGTTGAGCAACATGGTAAGCGATCGCTAGTGTGACGGTCTTTCCGGCTGTGGTGGGCGGCTGAAGTTGAATCTGCAATTGTTCGCCATCATATTCAAAGTGTTGGGGTATCTCATCCACTGCAACCGATTCAATGGTCAAATTCACAGCATCCAGAGTGAGGCGATCAATGCCCGTACGAACGGGGTTGAGGTGAATGTGGCAGGTGCCACTATAGCGCTGCTTGGGAATATCGAGATCCAAATCGAGAAAAATATGCTCAACCTGTCCGGGGCGATCGGGGCTGTAGTGAGGACGTGCACCGGGCAGTTCAAAGGAGCGATGACCATTTTTATTATCGAAACCAAACAAATGCTGGGGCATAGTTGAGCAACGAGAATGAACGATAGGCAAACCATCATCTTAGCCGTTTAATCTTGTGCAAATCTATAGCCTACACTTCAGAAATCGCCGCCGCTTCCCACTTCTACAATTGTTGCTATCGTTAGAATATTGTCCGAGCTTTCCACAGGTGAATGCATGTCCACTGAACTCCAGGCTGAATTACAAGCAGCGGTTGAGCGTCGTCGCAACTTTGCGATTATTTCCCACCCAGACGCAGGGAAAACAACCTTGACCGAAAAACTGCTGCTGTATGGAGGGGCGATTCACCAGGCAGGAGCCGTGAAAGCTCGGCGGGCACAACGTCATGCTACTTCGGACTGGATGGAAATGGAACAGCAGCGGGGAATTTCCATTACATCTACCGTGTTGCAGTTTGATTACAAAGGCTGCCAGATCAACCTGTTGGATACCCCTGGACACCAGGATTTTAGTGAAGATACTTATCGCACCCTAGCCGCTGCAGATAATGCTGTGATGTTGATCGACGCAGCCAAAGGGCTGGAGCCGCAAACCCGCAAGCTATTTGAAGTTTGCCGGATGCGGGGACTGCCAATTTTTACCTTTGTCAACAAGCTTGATCGCCCCGGACGGGAACCCCTGGAACTACTGGATGAAATTGAACAGGAACTCGGTTTGCAAACCTACGCAGCAAATTGGCCTATCGGTATGGGCGATCGCTTCAAAGGCGTGTTTGAACGGCGCAGTCGTCAGATTCACCTGTTTGAGCGCAGTGCCCACGGTCAACGAGAAGCTCGCGATACGGTTGTTGATCTGGGTGATCCACATATTGAGCAATTGCTGGAGCAGGATTTGTACTATCAGTTCAAAGACGATCTGGAACTGCTGGAAGAATTGGGAGCCGAGCTAGATTTGGAAGCGGTTCATGCAGGCAAAATGACACCAGTTTTCTTTGGGAGTGCGATGACCAACTTTGGTGTTGAACCCTTCTTAAATGCCTTTCTGGATTATGCGCTCAAGCCTGCCCCCCATGCCAGTACCAAAGGCGAAATTCTCCCCACCTATCCAGAGTTTTCTGGCTTTGTGTTCAAGCTTCAGGCAAACATGGACCCGAAACACCGCGATCGCGTCGCTTTTGTGCGAGTGTGTTCTGGCAAGTTTGAGAAAGACATGACCGTAAACCATGCCCGGACTGGCAAAATTGTGCGTCTTTCCCGTCCCCAAAAGTTGTTTGCTCAGGATCGGGAAGTGATTGAAGAAGCCTACCCAGGTGATGTGATTGGCTTGAATAATCCAGGGGTGTTTGCGATCGGCGACACGATCTATGTCGGGCAAAAACTAGAATACGAAGGCATTCCCTCTTTCTCACCAGAATTGTTTGCCTACCTGAAAAACCCCAACCCTTCCAAGTTCAAGCAATTTCAGAAAGGAGTCTTGGAACTGCGGGAAGAGGGCGCGGTGCAGATTATGTACTCCGTCGATGCCTCGCGCCGAGATCCAATTCTGGCGGCAGTGGGGCAACTGCAATTTGAAGTGGTGCAGTTCCGAATGCAAAGCGAGTATGGCGTAGAAACGTTGCTGGAACCCTTACCTTACAGTGTGGCTCGCTGGGTGGTGGGTGGCTGGGATGCCCTGCAAAAAGTGGGACGTTTGTTTAATACCATCACTGTTAAAGACAGCTACGATCGCCCAGTGCTGCTATTCAAGAACGAGTGGAACCTGAACCAAATTCAGTCTGACCACCCGGAGTTAGAATTGAACGCGATCGCCCCCGTAGTTTCTGGGAGAGAGCCTGCCTCTTTGTAAAGTATCCTGGAAGGGTTCTGCGTAGGACCATATCCTATGACGACCACTCCTGAGTCATCGTCTTCTGAAAACCAATCTTGCATCTCCCAATCTGAACACCTCTCTGATCTGGAAGCTGGCTTAACCGCTTTCAAACAGGGGGATTACGCCACTGCTTTGATCTTGCTAGAACCTGCCCTGTCTGCCAGTGGTGAGCAGCCGCAGGTTGTTCGCGCCCAGATGGCAATGGCGATCGCCTACGAAAAACTGGGAGAAACTGCACGATCTGCCCAGTTGTGTCAGGCATTGCAGCAGAACCCGAACCCACAAGTGCGAGACTGGGCAACCAAGACCCTTACTTCTCTAGTTAAGCGACATCCAGAGCTTGGGGCTGATTTAGAAACGAGTTCCACCGAATCAGTTCCCGCACCCTCTGAGCCAATCTCCACTAGCGAGAGCAGCGATCTAACCAGATTTCCCCCTCTGAATACAAATGCACCGCTACCACCCACAGCCGACCAAGATCTCATACAATTTACTCCGCTGCACCAGGTTGATGTCGAGCATTTTACGTCTCCTCAATCAGCTAGTGAGCTAGTCCCGCCAACCACGCGATCGCCCCAACCAGAACCTCTAGTCATTAAACACGCAGCCGTTGTCAGCAAAGCAGCAGTAACGACGGAACCCCCCTCACTGTATCAGCCCAGTTGGCGGCAGGCAGGACGAGCATCCCAATGGAAACCCCTTGGCAAAGTCAACCTGGTGAAGTTGGTGCTGGCACAAGTCGGGACGGCGATCGCACTATACTTCGCCGTTCAGCAGTTGCTCTACTGGATGTTTGCTGGCTACGGTAATGCTGTCCTCAAAGTGTTGCCTCGCCTTGGCTTCCGCATTACCTACCCTTCACCCCCCAACTGGACTTTCCCCTTGGTAGGGATTGCATTGCTGTTGTTGTTTGTGGGTTCTCGCTGGATTTTGGATTGGTTGCTGATTGTGACGCATGGGTTGCAACCCCTGTCAATCACCACGCTCTCTGGCTACAGTCCAGAAACCGCGCGATCGCTGAATCGATTTTGCCAGAAGTATCACATCTCGACTCCGGCATTGGGGATTGTTCCCACCAAGGCTCCCCTGGTGTTTAGTTACGGTATCCTCCCTAATCTCAGCCGCATTGTTGTCAGTCAGGGATTGTTAGACCAATTGGCAGATGATGAAATCGCCACCGTTTACGCTCATGAAGTTGGTCATCTGGCACAGTGGACGGTGCCATTAATGTCCCTTGCTGCTGTAGTTTTGCAACTGCCGTATACGATCTACTGGCTGGTGTCGGAGTGGGGCAACCGCAAAGATGCTGCGATTACAAAAGTTTCTGCCACGATTCTTTCGGTCATCAGCTATGGTGTGTTTTGGCTATGGCGCTGGGTGCCATTGTGGTTATCTCGCCAGCGGACGTATTACAGCGATCGCATTGCCGTAGACCTAACGGGAAACCCCAATAGCTATGCCCGTGCCCTACTGAAAATAGCGATCGGTACAGCAAATGACATACAGCAGCAACAGCAAACCAGCTACCTGTTGGAAAGCTTGGAAATTCTCACGCCGCTGGGACACCGAATCGCCACACCAATTGGCAGTCTTTATCCCCATGCGCCATTAGAGAAGGTTCTAGAGTGGGAGCGCACCAACCCCTATCGACATTGGCTGTCTATCAACAATTCCCACCCACCGACTGGGGAACGCCTAAATTTGCTCATGCTGTATGCGCGGCACTGGGCACTGGATACGGAACTTGATTGGCAGGAATCCCTATCTCGGCGTTCTAAACGTAATGGATTGACTGGACAGCAGTGGCGCACTCTCCTCTTGCAAGGTGCACCCTACTTTGGACTAGTCTTTGGGCTGATGATCGCCGTCCTACTGTCATGGCTCGGCTGGATTGGGCTGCGTGCTCAGTGGGATGCGGTTTCCTGGATGGCACGCGATCGCACCATTTTGCACGGTTTGCCGCTAATTGGCTTTTGTATAGGAACGTTGATTCGGCTTAATCCCTTCTTTCCCGATATCAAGCCGCAACCAATTGGCAGTCTTAGCCAAGATCTAACGCTCCCAGAGTTGCTGACTGACTCTACTAAAATTCCCGTCCATGGACAGGTTATCCGCCTGGAAGGAACCCTGTTGGGGCGACCCGGAATTAGCAACGCCCTGAGTCAAGACTTGTGGCTGCAAACCCCTAAAGGCATGATTCAATTGCACTACACTGCCCGCTTGGGACCATTGTCGAGCCTCTTTCCCCGCCCCAATCAACCTGCTGATTTTGTCAAAAATCCTGTGGCAACTTCCGGTTGGTTCCGGCGCGGCACTACTCCCTGGCTAGACCTTGATACTTTGAGAACATCGGGCGGACGAACCAGCCGCAGCTATCATCCAATCTGGTCATTTATTGCCGCTGCGATCGCTGCTTGTTTAGGCATCCTCACCATTTTGAACTTTTGATTGTTTTCCCAAGGAGGGATGACCCCTTGAATTAACGCAACCCAGCATAAGCTACGCCTATACCATTGAGCTACGTTATTAGAGCTACGTTATTAACTTTAGACATGAGCTTAATGTTTAGCAGCAAGCGTTCCCTTAATCCTCGCAATGGAAACCGATTCTCAATTTTTTCGCGAACTGCTTTGGCTTGTTGCTCCTGATCTTGTAAATAACGTTTGACCTCATCTTGATGAGAGAGGTAGGCAATCGCTCCTGCTATCCCACTCGGTTGAGTGCCGAATCAGTGGGAATGCAGATCAGATTATCGCCTTGAGTCTTAATCATGCCGCGCTGACGCAGTTTACCCATGAGACGGGTCACTGTTACGCGGGTAGAGCCAATCGCGCTACCAATCTGGGCATGAGTCAACGGGAAGGGTAAGCAATAGCCCTGTTCAGACGGCTCACCAAACTCTTCAATCAGTAATGTGAGAAATCCCAGCAGGCGATCAATCGTGCGTCGTTGCCCCAGAGTGCTCAACCACAGTAGTTTGCGCTGGTGCTGGTAGCGAAACGCATCTAATACTTCTCGACGAAAATGGGGCCAATTATCCAGATCATGCCAGTACATCCACAGTACAGAAGTTTGGTCTACATGGGCATAACTTTGGAGCGTAAAAGGCGACTGCGCGACAATTTCAAACGGTTGACCCGCTCCCACAAATCCTAAAAACGCTTCTTCAGGAGTAATTTGGGCAATGCGGGATGTATTGCTACTGGTAGCGTTGACTTGAGCACTTCCCACTAAGCGAACAGCACCCCGCTGCACCAGATACAAAAGCCCTGGACGCGCTGGAATTTTTTCATCCTTGGCGAAAGTACGGACGCGATAGTGTTCTTGAGACCAATCAATAATGCGCTGCCAGGTCAGGAATGGACGAGACGACTCTGAAGTACTGGAAGATACTGAGTACATAGGGCAGGAGGCTTAAGGGTCGAGGAAATGCTCTAAGCAATTAAGTTAGAAGCAGGTAATTAAGAACAATTGGCTAGGGAGGTAGACTTAATACCAATTCAACGTTTTCAGGTTATTACCAGTGTAACTTTACATCTTTTTCATAAACTTGGGTGTTCATATTCTGACGCTTTGTGTTTCGTGTAAAGTTACCACTTTCCTTTTGGTAAAGGGGATAAGTGTAGCAGTTTCATTTTTTACCAGAACAGTCCTCGCACCTTGTATCCCTTGTCTGTCTCAACTGATTGAACATCGCTAAAACCGTGATTATCGAAACACCCGTACAGTTGTTGCGAATTATACTATACAAAATTGTACGCCTGGAAGAAAACTATTCCGAGTTTATATCATTGTTGAAATTTGGCGACACTCCAACGGGTGATAATTTAGAGCTTTTATCAGCGAAACTACGGCTTAAGCGTCTCTATGCTGCTTCCGAGATACTTTACAGTTCATCTCTGCCCCATTGGTTAGCTGCTCAAAACAAGCGTAATACTACGGAAATCGCAGTTGAAATTGTAAATTTACTGTGTGCTTACATTACTGGTTTTAGCAATGATCGCATGTATCCAGAGTTACCAACACAACTCCTTCACCATTTAAAGGTTGAGGCTTCATCATCCGGTATGATCCTGTTTAGGTTTGAGGATGGGGCAGTCGCATACTGGCTCAATTATCTACTTCATTCCTCCCTATTATTGAGGTTTGGAGGTAACTCACACCCTTTCCTGACCCCACCCGTTCAATTGTTTGCAATTCAGCATTCCCATGCCCGGTGTTGCTCACTGCTGCGGCTTGCACATCAAGAGCAATTAATTCAGCTCAACCAGCCCCACGCCCAACCAACCCAGTGGGCTTTTATAGAACCAGATACGATTGGCTGGCTGAATGCAAAATCACAATTGCAAACCCGATACGCAGCCGAATGGAATGTGATCAACTGGCTCCTGCTTGCTTTGGATGAAATCGTTGAGCAACCAGCCTTATCACTCAAACGAGTCATCTTTTTAGCGGAAGAAGGCAGCAAGGCATTCCAGACCCTGCACCGGGCATTGCCATTATTTGGGGATTTCCGTACTCAACCACGCGATCGCATCCATGCCCATCTCGCACTTATTTTAATGACCCAACGAATGCTCCAATTTCTTTTGCAGCAACTGAATGCACCAGCACCAGATTATTTATAAGTAATATTTATAAAATAATGTTAAACTATATCCAATTCCAAAACTGGAAGCGGTTCTGAGAAAAACTTCCAGCTTTGGACATAGACAAGGGTTAATTTCCTGCTATTAAAGGTTTGCATTAAGTCATCAAAAATCATTCCTGAAACTGCTCTGACCTCTACCCTTCGCTAGACCCAAACTCCAAAACTCTATTAGAGAATCTTATTAACTGAGTTCGGAAATCCCTACATGACAAAAGTGGGGATTATCTTTGAAGATTTTGATAAATTTATCTTTGAAGATTTTGATAAATTTTTACGCTTTGATATGAAATCTCGCCCTGGATTTGGTCTGAAGGATTTGCACCCCGTCGATCGCGCCCAGGGCTATACCAGGAGGAATACCATGCGAATTGCTCAGATTGCCCCTCTTTGGGAGAGAGTCCCTCCCACAACCTATGGAGGTACTGAACTGGTTGTTAGTTTGTTAACTGAGGAACTAGTTCGAAGAGGACATGAAGTCACTCTGTTTGCGTCGGGCGATTCGATTACCAACGCAACTTTAGAGGCTGTCCACTCTCAGGCACTGCGGTTAGACCCTACGGTTAAAGAAGCCAGCATCTACGAAATGTTGCAACTAAGCCAAGTCTACCAGCGAGCAAATGAGTTTGACATTATTCACTCCCACATGGGATGCGCTGCGTTACCCTATGCCAGCCTGGTAAAAACACCAACCGTTCATACCCTGCATGGCATTTTTACAAGAGACAATGAAAAAATGTTCATGCATGCTCGTCGTCAACCGTTTATTAGCATCTCCAATTCACAACGGGAACCCAGGCTAGGATTGAATTATGCTGCAACGGTTTACAACGGAGTGAACACTGCTGCTTACAAGTTTTATCCAAA is a window of Leptolyngbyaceae cyanobacterium JSC-12 DNA encoding:
- a CDS encoding glycosyltransferase (IMG reference gene:2510096016~PFAM: Glycosyl transferases group 1), giving the protein MTKVGIIFEDFDKFIFEDFDKFLRFDMKSRPGFGLKDLHPVDRAQGYTRRNTMRIAQIAPLWERVPPTTYGGTELVVSLLTEELVRRGHEVTLFASGDSITNATLEAVHSQALRLDPTVKEASIYEMLQLSQVYQRANEFDIIHSHMGCAALPYASLVKTPTVHTLHGIFTRDNEKMFMHARRQPFISISNSQREPRLGLNYAATVYNGVNTAAYKFYPKPSDPPYLAFLGRLSPEKGPHLAIEVAKRTGWTLKMAGKIDVVDVEYYEKEIKPHIDGEQIQFLGEANHVQKNCLMGNAVATLFPITWREPFGLVMIESMASGTPVIAMELGSTGEVIAHGKTGFLCHSVEEFIDSLAKVYTIDRRACRQHVEANFSAERMTDGYEAIYQKVLAERFAQNGHALTKVI
- a CDS encoding cAMP-binding protein (IMG reference gene:2510096014~PFAM: Bacterial regulatory proteins, crp family) is translated as MYSVSSSTSESSRPFLTWQRIIDWSQEHYRVRTFAKDEKIPARPGLLYLVQRGAVRLVGSAQVNATSSNTSRIAQITPEEAFLGFVGAGQPFEIVAQSPFTLQSYAHVDQTSVLWMYWHDLDNWPHFRREVLDAFRYQHQRKLLWLSTLGQRRTIDRLLGFLTLLIEEFGEPSEQGYCLPFPLTHAQIGSAIGSTRVTVTRLMGKLRQRGMIKTQGDNLICIPTDSALNRVG
- a CDS encoding bacterial peptide chain release factor 3 (bRF-3) (IMG reference gene:2510096011~PFAM: Elongation factor Tu domain 2; Elongation factor Tu GTP binding domain~TIGRFAM: small GTP-binding protein domain; peptide chain release factor 3), whose amino-acid sequence is MSTELQAELQAAVERRRNFAIISHPDAGKTTLTEKLLLYGGAIHQAGAVKARRAQRHATSDWMEMEQQRGISITSTVLQFDYKGCQINLLDTPGHQDFSEDTYRTLAAADNAVMLIDAAKGLEPQTRKLFEVCRMRGLPIFTFVNKLDRPGREPLELLDEIEQELGLQTYAANWPIGMGDRFKGVFERRSRQIHLFERSAHGQREARDTVVDLGDPHIEQLLEQDLYYQFKDDLELLEELGAELDLEAVHAGKMTPVFFGSAMTNFGVEPFLNAFLDYALKPAPHASTKGEILPTYPEFSGFVFKLQANMDPKHRDRVAFVRVCSGKFEKDMTVNHARTGKIVRLSRPQKLFAQDREVIEEAYPGDVIGLNNPGVFAIGDTIYVGQKLEYEGIPSFSPELFAYLKNPNPSKFKQFQKGVLELREEGAVQIMYSVDASRRDPILAAVGQLQFEVVQFRMQSEYGVETLLEPLPYSVARWVVGGWDALQKVGRLFNTITVKDSYDRPVLLFKNEWNLNQIQSDHPELELNAIAPVVSGREPASL
- a CDS encoding hypothetical protein (IMG reference gene:2510096015), with the protein product MIIETPVQLLRIILYKIVRLEENYSEFISLLKFGDTPTGDNLELLSAKLRLKRLYAASEILYSSSLPHWLAAQNKRNTTEIAVEIVNLLCAYITGFSNDRMYPELPTQLLHHLKVEASSSGMILFRFEDGAVAYWLNYLLHSSLLLRFGGNSHPFLTPPVQLFAIQHSHARCCSLLRLAHQEQLIQLNQPHAQPTQWAFIEPDTIGWLNAKSQLQTRYAAEWNVINWLLLALDEIVEQPALSLKRVIFLAEEGSKAFQTLHRALPLFGDFRTQPRDRIHAHLALILMTQRMLQFLLQQLNAPAPDYL
- a CDS encoding Zn-dependent protease with chaperone function (IMG reference gene:2510096012~PFAM: Peptidase family M48): MTTTPESSSSENQSCISQSEHLSDLEAGLTAFKQGDYATALILLEPALSASGEQPQVVRAQMAMAIAYEKLGETARSAQLCQALQQNPNPQVRDWATKTLTSLVKRHPELGADLETSSTESVPAPSEPISTSESSDLTRFPPLNTNAPLPPTADQDLIQFTPLHQVDVEHFTSPQSASELVPPTTRSPQPEPLVIKHAAVVSKAAVTTEPPSLYQPSWRQAGRASQWKPLGKVNLVKLVLAQVGTAIALYFAVQQLLYWMFAGYGNAVLKVLPRLGFRITYPSPPNWTFPLVGIALLLLFVGSRWILDWLLIVTHGLQPLSITTLSGYSPETARSLNRFCQKYHISTPALGIVPTKAPLVFSYGILPNLSRIVVSQGLLDQLADDEIATVYAHEVGHLAQWTVPLMSLAAVVLQLPYTIYWLVSEWGNRKDAAITKVSATILSVISYGVFWLWRWVPLWLSRQRTYYSDRIAVDLTGNPNSYARALLKIAIGTANDIQQQQQTSYLLESLEILTPLGHRIATPIGSLYPHAPLEKVLEWERTNPYRHWLSINNSHPPTGERLNLLMLYARHWALDTELDWQESLSRRSKRNGLTGQQWRTLLLQGAPYFGLVFGLMIAVLLSWLGWIGLRAQWDAVSWMARDRTILHGLPLIGFCIGTLIRLNPFFPDIKPQPIGSLSQDLTLPELLTDSTKIPVHGQVIRLEGTLLGRPGISNALSQDLWLQTPKGMIQLHYTARLGPLSSLFPRPNQPADFVKNPVATSGWFRRGTTPWLDLDTLRTSGGRTSRSYHPIWSFIAAAIAACLGILTILNF